The following proteins are co-located in the Hydrogenobacter hydrogenophilus genome:
- a CDS encoding TRC40/GET3/ArsA family transport-energizing ATPase: protein MRVILFSGKGGVGKTTISASTAYRLSQLGYKTIVVSLDPAHSLGDAFDIPESEKIKARGLPIKINDKLYIQEIDIQEEIDRYWGDVYRFLELLFNTTGLDKVVSEELAILPGMEEVTSLLYVNKYYKEGEFDVLVLDLPPTGESLRFVSMPTVLKWYMKKVFNVERTIFRVARPVARRITDVPIPDDSYFQALENFYEKLKGVDEILIDPEITSVRLVANPEKMVLKESQRAFLYFNLFGVNVDAVIVNKVLPTEAEECNTFHKWVSMQRKYLEDIKALFAPVPIFTVPMLEDEVVGLEKLSILANLIYGDKDPSHAFFKEKPYEFLQEKDKYFVRLRAPFLTKEGLSVLKADGEITVRWRNFKSHIMLPRKLRNYDPVSAKIEGDYLIIELLPEGT, encoded by the coding sequence ATGAGAGTCATTTTATTTTCCGGAAAAGGTGGTGTAGGGAAAACCACCATATCTGCATCTACCGCCTACAGACTTTCACAGCTGGGTTATAAGACCATAGTGGTATCCTTGGACCCTGCTCACAGCTTGGGTGATGCCTTTGACATTCCAGAGAGTGAAAAGATTAAGGCAAGGGGCCTCCCCATAAAGATAAATGACAAACTTTACATTCAGGAGATAGACATACAGGAAGAGATAGACAGGTATTGGGGAGATGTGTACAGATTTTTGGAGCTTCTTTTTAACACAACGGGGCTTGACAAAGTGGTATCAGAGGAGCTTGCCATTCTCCCAGGTATGGAAGAGGTGACCAGCCTACTTTATGTAAACAAGTATTACAAAGAAGGAGAGTTTGATGTGCTTGTGCTTGACCTTCCTCCCACTGGTGAGTCTTTGCGCTTTGTGTCCATGCCTACAGTTCTAAAGTGGTATATGAAGAAAGTGTTTAATGTGGAAAGAACCATCTTTAGGGTGGCAAGGCCTGTGGCAAGAAGGATAACAGACGTACCTATACCCGATGACTCTTACTTTCAGGCTTTGGAAAACTTTTACGAAAAACTCAAAGGTGTGGATGAGATACTTATAGACCCTGAAATAACATCTGTTAGATTAGTTGCAAATCCTGAGAAGATGGTGCTCAAAGAGAGCCAGAGAGCTTTTTTATACTTCAATCTCTTTGGTGTAAATGTGGACGCAGTTATTGTAAATAAAGTTCTACCAACAGAAGCAGAAGAGTGCAACACCTTTCACAAATGGGTATCTATGCAAAGAAAGTATCTGGAGGACATAAAGGCGCTGTTTGCTCCTGTTCCCATATTTACCGTTCCCATGCTTGAGGACGAGGTGGTTGGTCTTGAAAAGCTCAGCATCCTCGCTAATCTCATATACGGAGATAAAGACCCATCTCATGCGTTTTTCAAGGAAAAGCCTTATGAGTTCCTGCAGGAAAAGGATAAGTATTTTGTAAGGCTCAGAGCACCCTTTTTAACAAAAGAGGGACTAAGTGTCCTAAAAGCTGACGGTGAGATCACCGTAAGATGGAGAAACTTCAAGAGCCACATAATGCTTCCAAGAAAGCTAAGAAACTACGATCCTGTCTCCGCAAAGATAGAAGGAGATTACCTCATCATAGAGCTACTACCAGAAGGCACATGA
- a CDS encoding DNA gyrase/topoisomerase IV subunit A, producing the protein MEITTVPIEEEVKQSYIDYAMSVIVGRAIPDARDGLKPVQRRILYAMYQMNLTPDKPFVKSARIVGTVLGYYHPHGDQAVYDALVRMAQDFNMRYPLIKGQGNFGSIDGDPPAAMRYSEAKLSKVAIKLLEDIEEDTVDFVPNFDGSTLEPSVLPSKFPNMLCNGSTGIAVGLATSIPPHNLREVCKALIELAKNPDLSTEEIMKHIKGPDFPTGGIIENYSELIEYYHTGKGHVRIRAKAHIEKLQGGRQQIVITEIPYQVNKAELIKRMAELVREGKLKEISDIRDESDKEGIRIVVELKRDADGQKVLEKLYRYTALRKNFPINFVVLIDNEPKQVGIKGLLQEFLRHRLEVILRRSKHYLRKAEDRLHIVEGLLTAIRHMDQVIQDIRSSQDTAQAKEKLIQKYSLSEKQAYAVLDMRLQRLTSLESKKLEEEREELMQKIDYYKKLIGSEEERIKVFVQEMEEISREFPSPRKSFVLGFEEEKVGQLTVVIYSNGKIMPLEELQEEEVVNVLDVPFDEGLFMVSNKGRVYWIAGSQALQGSKVSFKEEEESIVGAFVRSQASDRIILITKLGYVKKIPIVDFEYKAQGMSIIKFSEEEDQVIRVLQSPEEGDLLLFTQKGKWLRFPIKEIPPATVGSKGVIGIRLEEGDILKGARALKDYPYLVLITEKGSVRKVSLDDIPVKSRGSKGMRLLIHTKSKLVDVVPIKESAEVMVATEKGKVFYDKLEESQIPFKEVPRWDVGEDLITRIVIKKA; encoded by the coding sequence ATGGAGATCACAACAGTCCCCATAGAAGAAGAGGTAAAGCAGTCCTACATAGACTATGCTATGTCCGTCATAGTAGGGCGAGCTATTCCCGACGCTCGCGATGGGCTAAAACCTGTCCAAAGAAGGATACTCTATGCCATGTACCAGATGAACCTAACACCGGATAAACCTTTTGTAAAGAGTGCAAGAATAGTAGGGACAGTTTTGGGATACTACCACCCTCACGGAGATCAGGCTGTTTATGACGCTTTGGTTAGGATGGCTCAGGACTTTAACATGAGATACCCTCTTATAAAGGGGCAGGGGAACTTTGGCTCTATAGACGGTGATCCTCCGGCAGCTATGAGGTATTCAGAGGCTAAACTTTCCAAGGTAGCCATAAAACTCCTTGAAGACATAGAGGAGGATACCGTTGATTTCGTACCTAACTTTGACGGTTCTACCTTAGAGCCATCAGTTTTGCCTTCTAAGTTTCCCAACATGCTTTGCAACGGGTCTACAGGTATAGCGGTAGGATTAGCCACTTCTATACCACCCCATAACCTCAGAGAAGTTTGTAAGGCTTTGATAGAGCTTGCAAAAAATCCAGACTTATCAACGGAAGAGATAATGAAACATATAAAGGGTCCAGATTTTCCCACAGGTGGCATCATAGAAAACTACTCTGAGCTTATTGAGTACTATCACACAGGAAAGGGACATGTAAGGATAAGGGCAAAGGCTCACATAGAAAAACTACAAGGGGGAAGACAGCAGATAGTCATAACGGAAATACCCTATCAGGTAAATAAGGCAGAACTCATAAAGAGAATGGCAGAGCTCGTAAGGGAAGGAAAGCTCAAAGAGATATCCGATATAAGGGACGAATCTGACAAAGAAGGCATAAGGATAGTCGTAGAGCTAAAAAGAGATGCGGACGGTCAAAAAGTATTGGAAAAGCTTTACAGATACACCGCTTTGCGGAAAAACTTTCCCATAAACTTTGTAGTGCTTATAGACAACGAACCCAAACAGGTAGGTATAAAAGGGCTTTTGCAAGAATTCCTAAGACACAGGCTTGAGGTTATTCTCAGAAGGTCCAAACATTACCTAAGAAAGGCAGAAGATAGACTGCACATAGTGGAAGGACTACTCACCGCTATAAGGCATATGGATCAAGTGATACAAGATATAAGAAGCTCTCAGGACACAGCACAGGCAAAGGAAAAACTCATACAAAAATACTCCCTTAGTGAAAAACAAGCCTATGCTGTGCTTGACATGAGACTCCAAAGGCTCACATCTCTTGAAAGCAAAAAGCTTGAGGAAGAAAGGGAAGAACTTATGCAAAAAATAGATTATTACAAAAAGCTCATAGGCAGTGAGGAAGAGAGAATAAAGGTGTTTGTACAAGAGATGGAGGAGATATCAAGAGAGTTTCCTTCCCCAAGAAAGAGTTTTGTTCTTGGATTTGAAGAGGAGAAAGTGGGACAACTTACGGTAGTCATATATTCCAACGGAAAGATCATGCCCCTTGAAGAGTTGCAGGAAGAAGAAGTGGTTAATGTATTAGATGTTCCCTTTGATGAAGGACTATTTATGGTATCCAACAAAGGTAGGGTTTATTGGATAGCGGGTTCTCAAGCTCTTCAAGGGAGCAAGGTGTCTTTTAAAGAAGAGGAGGAAAGTATCGTAGGTGCCTTTGTGAGGTCTCAGGCAAGTGATCGCATTATTCTGATAACCAAGTTAGGGTATGTGAAAAAGATACCTATCGTGGACTTTGAGTACAAAGCTCAAGGTATGTCCATAATAAAGTTTTCTGAAGAGGAAGATCAAGTGATCAGAGTTTTGCAGTCCCCAGAAGAAGGCGATCTTTTGCTCTTCACTCAGAAAGGCAAATGGCTCAGGTTTCCTATAAAAGAGATTCCTCCTGCCACAGTGGGTTCCAAAGGTGTTATAGGTATAAGGCTTGAGGAGGGAGATATACTCAAAGGAGCAAGGGCTTTAAAGGACTATCCATACCTTGTGCTTATAACAGAAAAGGGAAGTGTTAGGAAGGTAAGTCTAGATGATATACCAGTTAAAAGCAGAGGTTCTAAGGGTATGCGCCTTTTGATACATACAAAAAGTAAGCTCGTGGATGTGGTGCCCATAAAAGAAAGTGCAGAAGTTATGGTAGCGACCGAGAAAGGAAAGGTCTTTTACGATAAGCTTGAGGAAAGCCAAATACCCTTTAAAGAGGTGCCTCGCTGGGATGTGGGTGAGGACCTCATAACAAGGATCGTAATAAAAAAGGCATAA
- the uvrA gene encoding excinuclease ABC subunit UvrA, producing MYTHIVIRGARQHNLKNINLDIPKNKLVVITGPSGSGKSSLAFDTIYAEGQRRYVESLSSYARQFLGMMEKPDVDIIEGLSPAIAIDQKTTSKNPRSTVGTVTEIYDYMRVLWANIGKPHCPICKRLLEGLSAHEMLEKIWEKYRQRRITVLSPVVRGKKGEFKELIKELYMKGFSRVRVDGEYKRIEDVPPLEKNRKHNIEVVIDRLTLEEEERARLLGAIEKALELSKGLLIIEDVDKGKEEVFSERLTCPDHGFSLQELSPRLFSFNSPYGACPTCKGLGVKWEIDTKLLIDEQEPAVDAFRITESSFFNYLKYPISNILRQLGYDPRIPFKDLPQSVRHLLLYGGEVKGAVFEGVVKHLERRFMEEDAERIREEINEYIKEKPCPTCGGARLRDEALSVLVMGKNIWEVCNMPVYKTKEFFENLIENLTGRDYIIAEKLIKEITDRLGFLVDVGLDYLDLARSADTLSGGEMQRIRLATQIGSKLTGVLYVLDEPSIGLHPRDTQKLIRTLKHLRDLGNTVIVVEHDPETIMSADWIIDMGPGAGKHGGQVVAQGTVEDIMAHPHSLTGAYLSGRLTIEVPQKRRRPTGKWIRIVGAKKHNLKNITVEIPLGLFVCITGVSGSGKSTLIYDILWKYAKAVFYEGEGEIDGFERIEGLEHIDRVINVDQSPIGRTPRSNPATYTKLFDLIRDLFASTPEAKARGYTAGRFSFNVKGGRCEACQGEGVIKVEMHFLPPVYVTCDVCKGKRYNKETLDILFKGKNIAEVLDMTVDEAYEFFYHHTAIRRKLELLRDVGLGYIKLGQPATTLSGGEAQRIKLARELSKKDTGRTLYLLDEPTTGLHMDDVKKLIHVLQRLVEKGNTVVVIEHNMDVIKCADWIIDMGPEGGEKGGQVVAFGTPEEVSENPNSYTGLYLRSYLSHVPSGSSSMMR from the coding sequence ATGTACACTCACATCGTCATAAGAGGAGCAAGACAGCACAACCTAAAAAATATTAACCTTGACATACCCAAGAACAAGCTAGTGGTCATAACGGGACCTTCTGGAAGTGGTAAGTCTTCTCTGGCTTTTGACACCATATACGCAGAAGGGCAAAGAAGGTATGTGGAATCTCTCTCTTCTTACGCACGACAGTTTTTGGGTATGATGGAAAAGCCTGATGTGGATATCATAGAGGGCCTTTCTCCTGCCATAGCTATAGACCAAAAAACAACTTCCAAAAACCCACGCTCCACCGTAGGCACTGTTACTGAGATCTATGACTACATGAGAGTTCTGTGGGCAAACATAGGAAAACCTCACTGTCCCATCTGTAAGAGATTACTTGAAGGTCTTTCTGCTCACGAGATGCTTGAAAAAATATGGGAAAAGTATAGACAAAGGCGTATCACCGTTCTTTCTCCCGTGGTCAGAGGTAAAAAGGGTGAGTTCAAAGAGCTCATAAAAGAGCTTTACATGAAAGGCTTTTCCAGAGTAAGGGTAGATGGTGAGTACAAAAGGATAGAAGATGTGCCACCTTTGGAAAAAAACAGGAAACATAACATAGAGGTGGTTATAGACAGGCTAACTCTTGAAGAAGAAGAAAGAGCAAGGCTTCTTGGTGCTATAGAGAAAGCCCTTGAGCTATCGAAGGGACTTTTAATAATTGAGGATGTGGATAAAGGAAAAGAGGAGGTTTTCAGCGAAAGGCTCACCTGTCCAGATCACGGTTTTTCTTTGCAGGAGCTATCCCCAAGGCTCTTTTCTTTTAACTCACCTTATGGTGCTTGTCCCACGTGCAAAGGTTTGGGTGTAAAGTGGGAGATAGACACCAAGCTTCTTATAGATGAACAAGAGCCAGCAGTAGATGCCTTTAGGATAACCGAATCCTCCTTCTTTAACTACCTTAAGTATCCCATATCCAACATACTCAGGCAGCTGGGCTACGATCCCAGAATACCCTTTAAGGACCTTCCTCAGAGCGTAAGGCATCTTCTACTCTATGGAGGTGAGGTAAAGGGAGCGGTATTTGAAGGAGTGGTCAAGCACCTTGAGAGAAGGTTTATGGAAGAAGATGCGGAAAGAATAAGGGAAGAGATAAATGAGTACATAAAGGAAAAACCTTGTCCTACTTGTGGTGGTGCAAGACTGAGAGATGAGGCTCTTTCTGTGCTGGTAATGGGTAAAAACATTTGGGAAGTGTGTAATATGCCTGTATATAAGACAAAAGAGTTTTTTGAAAACCTAATTGAAAACTTAACGGGTAGGGATTACATAATAGCGGAAAAGCTCATAAAAGAGATCACCGACAGACTTGGCTTTTTGGTAGATGTGGGGCTTGATTACCTTGACCTCGCAAGGTCTGCGGATACTCTTTCTGGTGGAGAGATGCAAAGGATCAGACTTGCAACCCAGATAGGTTCCAAACTCACGGGCGTCCTTTATGTGCTTGACGAACCCTCCATAGGATTACACCCAAGGGACACGCAAAAGCTCATAAGAACCTTGAAGCATCTGAGAGATCTGGGCAACACGGTCATAGTGGTGGAGCACGATCCAGAGACTATAATGTCTGCTGATTGGATCATAGATATGGGTCCGGGTGCAGGAAAGCATGGGGGTCAGGTAGTAGCGCAGGGCACAGTAGAGGACATAATGGCTCATCCTCATTCCCTTACGGGTGCTTACCTCTCGGGAAGGCTCACTATAGAAGTCCCTCAAAAGAGGAGAAGACCCACGGGCAAGTGGATAAGGATAGTGGGGGCAAAAAAGCACAACCTTAAAAACATTACTGTTGAGATACCTTTGGGACTTTTTGTGTGTATCACTGGCGTATCAGGTAGCGGAAAATCAACACTCATATACGACATCTTGTGGAAGTATGCAAAAGCGGTCTTTTACGAAGGTGAAGGAGAAATAGATGGTTTTGAAAGGATAGAGGGGCTTGAACACATTGACAGAGTAATAAACGTAGATCAATCTCCTATAGGAAGGACACCTAGGAGCAATCCTGCCACTTACACCAAGCTTTTTGACCTTATAAGGGATCTCTTTGCAAGCACACCAGAAGCCAAGGCAAGGGGCTATACCGCAGGAAGGTTTTCCTTCAATGTAAAGGGAGGCAGGTGTGAAGCATGTCAAGGTGAAGGTGTTATAAAAGTCGAAATGCACTTCTTACCACCTGTTTATGTAACCTGCGATGTGTGTAAAGGAAAAAGGTATAACAAAGAAACCTTGGACATTCTCTTCAAAGGCAAGAATATAGCGGAAGTGCTTGACATGACAGTGGATGAGGCTTACGAGTTTTTCTACCACCACACAGCTATAAGAAGGAAGCTTGAACTTTTAAGAGATGTGGGGCTTGGCTACATAAAACTTGGACAGCCTGCAACAACCCTTTCGGGCGGGGAGGCACAGAGAATAAAGTTAGCCAGAGAGCTTTCCAAGAAAGACACGGGAAGAACACTTTACCTTCTTGATGAACCCACTACTGGGCTTCACATGGACGATGTGAAAAAGCTCATCCATGTCCTTCAGAGACTTGTGGAAAAGGGCAATACGGTGGTGGTCATAGAGCACAACATGGATGTGATAAAGTGTGCCGACTGGATAATAGACATGGGACCAGAAGGTGGTGAAAAGGGCGGTCAGGTGGTAGCTTTTGGCACACCAGAGGAAGTGTCAGAAAACCCAAATTCTTACACAGGCTTGTACCTAAGGAGTTATCTCTCTCATGTGCCTTCTGGTAGTAGCTCTATGATGAGGTAA